A genomic window from Candidatus Kouleothrix ribensis includes:
- a CDS encoding Uma2 family endonuclease, producing the protein MTTTDTHIQQQLEYPESDGKPMGETDVHRREIAQIIEMLTIYFQSVADVYVSGNLMFYYEQGNPSAVVSPDVFVVKGVPKGLRRTYKLWEERQAPCVVFEISSRATRLEDKGNKRALYAMLGVREYFLFDPLAEYLKPPLQGFRLVGEEYVPIDQADDDALISQELGLRLSSAGSELRLVDIASDQPLLRPAELEAARQAEAAARQRAEQEIEQLHAEIARLKGEQP; encoded by the coding sequence ATGACCACCACCGACACCCACATCCAGCAGCAGCTCGAGTACCCAGAAAGCGATGGCAAGCCTATGGGCGAGACCGATGTGCATCGCCGCGAGATCGCGCAGATCATCGAGATGCTCACAATCTACTTTCAGTCGGTCGCCGATGTGTATGTCAGCGGCAACCTGATGTTCTACTACGAACAAGGCAACCCGAGCGCGGTGGTGTCGCCCGATGTGTTTGTGGTGAAGGGCGTGCCAAAGGGCCTGCGCCGCACTTATAAGCTCTGGGAAGAGCGCCAGGCGCCGTGCGTGGTGTTCGAGATCAGCTCGCGCGCGACCCGGCTGGAAGATAAGGGCAATAAGCGCGCGCTGTATGCCATGCTCGGCGTGCGCGAGTACTTTCTGTTCGACCCACTGGCCGAGTATCTCAAGCCGCCGCTGCAGGGCTTCCGGCTGGTTGGCGAAGAGTATGTGCCGATCGACCAGGCCGACGACGACGCGCTGATCAGCCAGGAGCTGGGGCTGCGCCTGTCGAGCGCGGGCAGCGAGCTGCGCCTGGTCGATATCGCGAGCGACCAGCCGCTGCTACGCCCGGCCGAACTGGAAGCCGCCCGCCAGGCCGAAGCCGCCGCCCGCCAGCGCGCCGAGCAGGAGATCGAGCAATTGCACGCCGAGATCGCCCGGCTGAAAGGCGAGCAGCCGTAA
- a CDS encoding amidohydrolase encodes MHPDMIMTGGLIHTQAPGQPPASALAIAGELIVAVGDDATIAALAGPTTRRLDLAGATVIPGFNDAHIHLWKEGMLLSQVNARPARAASIPAIVAAFAARAGATPAGQWIEGRGYDETRLPELRHPDRTDLDRASAEHPIVLGRTCGHIIAVNTRALQLAGITATTPDPPGGAIDRDAHGQPTGVLRETAMALVRSIQPPPSQGELAQALIGAGRNCLALGITAIGEPGVDPRTVAVYRELDAAGQLPLRCDVMAMTILPNGQRVPPPSPWRGHMAKCDTVKLFSDGGLSSGTAALSMPYRNRHDCGLPRFPAEQLAEEVQQIYRAGLAVAVHSIGDRVIGELLDAFALCRSAADHPRTQAAPARLRIEHCGLPNSQQLARAHALGVMVATQPSFLYDIGETILFHLPGELVPQCYPFRAMFEAGLAVAFSSDGPVISDINPLLGLRSAVLRQTRAGRVIAAEQAIDVAQALWAFTAGSALVSGMAEQIGRIAPGLQADLAVLSGDPLALPIERLLEIQVQQTWVAGRLAYTA; translated from the coding sequence ATGCACCCAGATATGATCATGACTGGTGGGCTGATCCACACCCAAGCGCCGGGCCAGCCACCGGCCAGTGCGCTGGCCATCGCAGGCGAACTGATCGTAGCGGTTGGCGATGATGCGACGATCGCCGCACTGGCCGGCCCCACTACCCGCAGGCTCGATCTCGCCGGCGCCACGGTGATCCCAGGCTTCAACGATGCGCATATTCACCTGTGGAAAGAGGGCATGCTGCTGAGCCAGGTGAACGCGCGGCCGGCGCGCGCCGCCAGCATCCCGGCGATCGTGGCCGCGTTTGCCGCGCGCGCCGGCGCTACCCCGGCCGGCCAGTGGATCGAGGGCCGCGGCTACGACGAGACGCGCCTGCCCGAGCTGCGCCACCCCGATCGAACCGATCTCGACCGTGCATCGGCCGAGCACCCGATCGTGCTTGGGCGCACCTGCGGCCATATCATTGCCGTCAATACCCGCGCGCTCCAGCTCGCCGGCATCACCGCCACCACACCCGACCCACCCGGCGGTGCGATCGACCGCGACGCACATGGCCAGCCAACCGGTGTGCTGCGCGAGACGGCCATGGCGCTGGTGCGTAGCATCCAGCCACCGCCCAGCCAGGGCGAGCTGGCACAGGCGCTGATCGGTGCCGGCCGCAACTGCCTGGCACTTGGGATCACCGCGATTGGCGAGCCAGGCGTCGACCCGCGTACTGTCGCGGTGTACCGCGAGCTCGACGCGGCCGGGCAGCTGCCGCTGCGCTGCGATGTGATGGCCATGACGATCTTGCCAAACGGCCAGCGCGTACCGCCGCCCAGCCCATGGCGCGGGCACATGGCCAAGTGCGATACCGTCAAATTATTTAGCGATGGCGGCCTCAGCAGCGGTACCGCCGCCCTGAGTATGCCCTACCGCAATCGCCACGACTGCGGGCTGCCGCGCTTCCCGGCCGAGCAACTGGCCGAAGAGGTGCAGCAGATCTACCGCGCCGGGCTGGCCGTGGCTGTCCACTCGATCGGCGACCGCGTGATCGGCGAGCTGCTCGATGCCTTTGCGCTGTGCCGATCAGCCGCCGATCACCCGCGAACCCAGGCCGCGCCAGCGCGGCTGCGCATCGAGCATTGTGGCCTGCCGAACAGCCAGCAGCTGGCACGCGCGCATGCGCTGGGCGTGATGGTCGCCACACAGCCATCGTTCCTGTACGATATCGGCGAGACGATCCTGTTCCACTTGCCCGGCGAGCTAGTGCCGCAGTGCTACCCCTTCCGGGCCATGTTCGAGGCCGGCCTGGCGGTCGCATTCAGCTCGGATGGCCCGGTAATCAGCGATATCAACCCACTGCTGGGGCTGCGCTCGGCCGTGCTGCGGCAGACGCGCGCCGGCCGCGTGATCGCCGCCGAGCAGGCGATCGACGTTGCGCAGGCGCTGTGGGCATTCACCGCCGGTAGCGCATTGGTGAGCGGCATGGCCGAGCAGATTGGCCGCATCGCGCCAGGCCTCCAGGCCGACCTGGCAGTTCTCAGCGGCGACCCGCTGGCGCTGCCGATCGAGCGCCTGCTCGAGATCCAGGTGCAACAGACCTGGGTGGCCGGCAGGTTGGCCTACACAGCCTGA
- a CDS encoding PAS domain S-box protein → MKHRLRRWLGDVAVRDPIERRKAEFLHFMLIGLCAIGFLGSPLSLVAPLSLIDHILTITADLLLSIFALVALGMLQRGRLHLAVLIGTCGLLIPLAITFVTLGLSGGAGVLIAFTLPVTLAGLLMGRGGLVFAVTTSLAIVLCSALFDTGRTAGMLPANHMPIGIILAAFSLILVLLGVFLDRFGSSLYQTLSEMAARERELEQSRAALEKRTAALEREIVERRRMEAALSESEDKFRALVTHSPVGIFQTSPTGAYMFVNKQWTELTSMAAEAAIGQGWAQALHPADATRVLDEWHAATSSGRKFAQEYRFLDEKGNTRWVFSTADPLYNPNRQVLGYFGIISDITENKRAREALRESEERYRLITENTNDLISLYDHDQQHVCVYASPSHRHVLGYEPSMLHTIATPDLIHPDDREAVHKLFVRGAAPGTAQATYRQRHADASWRWIEAHATTIIQQGRHYTLLVGRDFTDRKRLEAQFLQAQKMESVGRLAGGIAHDFNNLLTAIIGNTELALDALPNDHTARADVAEIARAADRAVGLTRQLLAFARQQIIEPHVLDLSRLLLDMGTLLRRLLGEDVELATIAPSLLWRVKGDPNQIEQVVINLAVNARDAMPNGGKLTLEITNTVLDDEFAQQHVGLPPGRYVVLAISDTGMGMDEETQRRAFEPFFTTKPKGRGTGLGLATSYGIIQQHGGNIWVYSEINHGTTFKIYLPGIDDPADIPQQVIASPDLPRGNETILLVEDEPAVRELAARILRTQGYQVIEATQGREALGIIDGGKHLPIDLLLTDVVMPQMSGKAIAENLQGRFPTLKVLYISGYTDNAIVHHGRLTPGVAFLHKPFTPAALVRKVRDVLGA, encoded by the coding sequence ATGAAGCATCGCCTACGTCGATGGCTCGGCGACGTCGCGGTGCGCGACCCGATTGAGCGCCGGAAAGCCGAGTTCTTGCACTTCATGCTGATTGGCCTGTGCGCGATCGGCTTTCTCGGCTCGCCATTATCGCTCGTCGCACCGCTGAGTCTGATCGATCACATCCTCACAATTACCGCCGATCTGCTGCTGTCGATCTTCGCATTGGTAGCGCTAGGGATGCTGCAGCGCGGCCGGCTACACCTGGCTGTGCTGATCGGCACTTGCGGGCTGCTGATACCACTCGCGATCACCTTCGTCACGCTTGGCTTGTCTGGTGGCGCCGGCGTGCTGATCGCCTTCACACTGCCGGTGACGCTGGCCGGCCTGCTTATGGGCCGGGGCGGCCTGGTATTTGCCGTCACCACCAGCCTGGCGATCGTGCTCTGCAGCGCCCTATTCGACACCGGGCGTACGGCCGGGATGCTGCCGGCCAATCACATGCCGATCGGCATCATCCTGGCGGCGTTTAGCTTGATCCTGGTGCTGCTGGGCGTGTTTCTCGACCGCTTTGGCAGCTCGCTCTACCAGACACTGAGCGAGATGGCCGCCCGCGAGCGCGAACTCGAACAGAGCCGTGCTGCGCTCGAAAAGCGCACGGCCGCGCTCGAGCGCGAGATCGTCGAGCGCAGGCGTATGGAAGCGGCACTGAGCGAGAGCGAAGATAAATTCCGCGCGCTGGTGACGCACTCGCCGGTTGGCATCTTCCAGACATCGCCCACCGGCGCGTATATGTTTGTCAACAAGCAGTGGACTGAGCTCACCAGTATGGCGGCCGAGGCTGCGATCGGCCAGGGCTGGGCCCAGGCGCTGCACCCGGCCGACGCCACGCGCGTGCTCGATGAGTGGCACGCGGCCACCAGTAGCGGCCGGAAGTTTGCCCAAGAATATCGCTTCCTCGACGAAAAAGGCAATACACGCTGGGTATTTAGCACCGCCGACCCGCTGTATAACCCCAACCGGCAGGTGCTGGGCTACTTCGGCATTATCAGCGATATCACCGAGAACAAGCGCGCGCGCGAGGCACTCCGCGAGAGCGAAGAGCGCTACCGCCTGATCACTGAAAACACCAACGACCTGATCAGCCTGTATGATCACGATCAACAGCATGTGTGCGTGTACGCCAGCCCTTCACACCGGCATGTGCTTGGGTACGAGCCGAGCATGCTGCACACGATTGCGACGCCCGATCTGATCCACCCCGACGACCGTGAGGCCGTACACAAGCTGTTTGTGCGTGGTGCGGCACCTGGCACGGCCCAGGCAACCTACCGCCAGCGCCACGCCGACGCTTCATGGCGCTGGATCGAGGCGCATGCCACCACGATCATCCAGCAGGGCCGCCACTACACACTGCTGGTCGGCCGCGACTTCACCGACCGCAAGCGGCTCGAGGCGCAGTTCTTGCAGGCCCAGAAGATGGAAAGCGTCGGGCGGTTGGCCGGGGGTATCGCGCACGATTTCAATAACCTGCTCACCGCGATTATCGGCAATACCGAGCTGGCGCTCGACGCGCTGCCGAACGACCATACCGCGCGGGCCGATGTAGCCGAGATCGCCCGCGCCGCCGATCGGGCCGTTGGCCTGACGCGCCAGCTGCTGGCGTTTGCTCGCCAGCAGATCATCGAACCGCACGTGCTCGACTTGAGCCGCCTGCTGCTCGACATGGGCACGCTGCTGCGGCGCCTGCTCGGCGAGGATGTCGAGCTGGCCACGATCGCGCCATCACTGCTATGGCGGGTGAAGGGCGACCCAAACCAGATCGAGCAGGTGGTGATCAATCTGGCGGTGAATGCGCGCGACGCTATGCCCAACGGCGGCAAACTGACACTCGAGATCACAAATACCGTGCTCGACGACGAGTTCGCCCAGCAGCATGTTGGCCTGCCGCCGGGGCGCTATGTCGTGCTGGCAATCAGCGACACTGGCATGGGCATGGACGAAGAGACCCAGCGCCGGGCCTTCGAGCCGTTCTTCACCACCAAGCCCAAGGGCCGCGGCACCGGCCTCGGGCTGGCAACATCCTACGGGATCATCCAGCAGCATGGCGGCAATATCTGGGTATACAGCGAAATCAACCATGGCACAACCTTCAAAATCTACCTGCCTGGCATCGACGACCCGGCCGATATCCCGCAGCAGGTGATCGCCTCGCCCGACCTGCCACGCGGCAACGAGACGATCTTGCTGGTGGAAGACGAGCCGGCGGTGCGCGAGCTGGCCGCGCGGATCTTGCGCACTCAGGGCTACCAGGTGATCGAGGCAACCCAGGGCCGCGAGGCGCTGGGCATCATCGATGGCGGCAAGCACCTGCCGATCGACCTGCTGCTGACCGACGTGGTGATGCCGCAAATGAGCGGCAAGGCTATCGCCGAAAATTTGCAGGGTCGCTTTCCTACCCTCAAGGTGCTGTATATCTCGGGCTACACCGACAATGCGATCGTGCATCACGGCCGGCTGACGCCCGGCGTGGCCTTTCTGCACAAGCCGTTCACGCCTGCGGCGCTGGTGCGCAAGGTGCGTGATGTGCTGGGGGCCTGA
- a CDS encoding response regulator → MTEQEIIPQYSHDYAELDEARQLASQPSRILVADDDPGMRQLLGLVLGSSGFDVLTAADGYELLRIAQGCRPNLIVVDLGMPRMDGFEAIRRLRGDSRTAHIPTIILTARSSIKDVVSGFESGADDYIAKPFDPNELLARVQSHLRRSAQRPVHNPLTGLPGGVLLSQELRHRLSQNMPLALLYADLDNFKIFNDTYGFSHGDRAILLLAQAIQTSVMRYGGIEEFTGHIGGDDFAVLSVPQRASRMSQAIIDSFDEQVGQLYNREDRLRGYISGADRYGILRRFGLMTLSIGVATNQRRAFSDEVAFTQVAAEMKHFAKGRPGSCYAIDQRGPYRLQHAERRRQHSHKLVIVSADRTLRSVLHTAFEDHEYTIEEALTIIDALDHLSDPLQPTVILADAELGPSLWAFCARQARDNTGPAVVVLTYHTDDLAQARAAGAAASLQLPLPFSDIIACVDRLI, encoded by the coding sequence ATGACAGAGCAAGAGATCATCCCACAGTACAGCCACGATTATGCCGAGCTCGACGAAGCGCGGCAGTTGGCGAGCCAGCCGAGCCGCATCCTGGTAGCCGACGACGACCCAGGCATGCGCCAGCTGCTGGGCTTGGTGCTCGGATCGAGCGGCTTCGATGTGCTGACCGCCGCCGATGGCTACGAACTCCTCCGCATCGCACAGGGTTGCCGGCCCAATCTGATCGTGGTTGACCTGGGCATGCCGCGCATGGACGGCTTCGAGGCGATCCGGCGCCTGCGCGGCGACTCGCGTACAGCGCACATCCCCACGATCATTCTCACCGCCCGATCGAGCATCAAAGATGTTGTGAGCGGCTTCGAGAGCGGCGCCGACGATTATATTGCCAAGCCGTTCGACCCGAACGAGCTATTGGCCCGCGTGCAATCGCACCTGCGCCGCTCGGCCCAGCGGCCAGTTCATAACCCGCTCACCGGGCTGCCAGGCGGCGTATTGCTCTCGCAAGAGCTACGGCACCGGCTGAGCCAGAATATGCCGCTAGCGCTCTTATACGCCGACCTCGACAACTTCAAGATCTTCAACGATACTTATGGCTTCTCGCATGGCGACCGCGCAATCCTCTTGCTGGCCCAGGCGATCCAGACAAGCGTGATGCGCTACGGCGGCATCGAGGAGTTCACCGGCCATATTGGCGGCGACGATTTTGCGGTGCTCAGCGTGCCGCAGCGGGCCAGCCGGATGAGCCAGGCGATTATCGACAGCTTCGACGAGCAGGTCGGCCAGCTGTACAATCGGGAAGATCGGCTGCGCGGCTATATCTCTGGCGCCGATCGATACGGCATCCTGCGGCGATTCGGGCTGATGACCCTCTCGATCGGCGTGGCTACGAACCAGCGGCGCGCATTCAGCGATGAGGTGGCCTTCACGCAGGTGGCGGCCGAGATGAAGCACTTCGCCAAAGGGCGGCCCGGCAGCTGCTACGCAATCGACCAGCGCGGCCCGTATCGGCTCCAGCACGCCGAGCGCCGGCGGCAGCATAGCCATAAGCTGGTGATCGTAAGCGCGGATCGAACGCTACGATCGGTGCTGCACACCGCCTTCGAAGATCATGAGTATACTATCGAAGAAGCGCTGACGATTATCGATGCGCTCGACCATCTCTCCGATCCGCTTCAGCCAACCGTGATCCTCGCCGACGCCGAACTCGGCCCGTCGCTGTGGGCGTTCTGCGCGCGGCAGGCCCGAGATAACACTGGCCCGGCTGTGGTTGTACTCACATATCACACCGACGACCTCGCCCAAGCGCGGGCGGCTGGCGCGGCGGCGTCCCTACAGCTACCGCTGCCGTTCAGCGATATTATCGCATGCGTCGACCGGCTGATCTGA
- a CDS encoding aldehyde dehydrogenase family protein: protein MIQEYRNCIGGEWLAASSGDWAEVRNPADTDEVLGQVPASGVADIKGAIAAARDAFPGWAGLTPPERGRVLHRAANLLEGQADEWAALLTREEGKTRLESQREVVRSVELLRYFAGEAWRVGGDMLPADTPHTLLYSTRVPLGVCAIITPWNFPLSIPVWKIAPALVVGNTVVFKPASATPIMAIKLTALLHEAGLPAGVLNVVTGAGGALGDALVTDAGIDAVSFTGSFAVGHALYQKTALRMTRTHLEMGGKNPVIVAADADLAKAVQIVSAASFGLTGQACTATSRVIVERPVIREFTDRLVAAARSWKVGPGLTEGVQMGPAVSKGQCQTDLEYIEVARSEGAHVLAGGQAPSGSSYSRGHFVQPTVLGSVTPDMRIAQEEVFGPVVGLIEAGDLEQAFAIANNTSYGLSAGIITTDLRQAIRFAERAEAGMIKVNQGTVGASIQAPFGGFKHSGSGMFREMGKGAVEFFTKVKTVYIDGQ from the coding sequence ATGATCCAGGAATACCGCAACTGCATTGGCGGCGAGTGGCTTGCCGCATCGAGCGGCGACTGGGCCGAGGTGCGCAATCCCGCCGATACCGACGAGGTGCTCGGCCAGGTGCCGGCCTCGGGTGTGGCCGATATTAAGGGCGCGATTGCCGCCGCGCGCGACGCGTTCCCCGGCTGGGCCGGGCTTACCCCGCCCGAGCGTGGGCGCGTGCTACACCGTGCGGCCAACCTGCTCGAGGGCCAGGCCGACGAATGGGCGGCGCTGCTGACTCGCGAGGAGGGCAAGACCCGGCTCGAATCGCAGCGCGAGGTGGTGCGCTCGGTCGAACTGCTGCGCTATTTCGCCGGCGAGGCCTGGCGTGTGGGCGGCGACATGCTGCCGGCCGATACGCCACACACCCTGCTGTACAGCACGCGGGTGCCCTTGGGCGTGTGCGCAATTATCACACCCTGGAACTTCCCGCTCTCGATCCCGGTGTGGAAGATCGCGCCGGCGCTGGTGGTTGGCAACACGGTCGTGTTCAAGCCTGCCTCGGCTACGCCAATCATGGCCATTAAGCTCACCGCGCTGCTGCACGAGGCCGGCCTGCCAGCCGGCGTGCTCAATGTAGTGACGGGTGCCGGCGGTGCGCTGGGCGACGCACTGGTGACCGACGCAGGCATCGATGCGGTATCGTTCACCGGGTCGTTCGCAGTCGGCCATGCCCTGTATCAGAAGACGGCCCTGCGCATGACCCGCACCCACCTCGAGATGGGCGGCAAAAACCCGGTGATCGTTGCGGCCGACGCCGACCTCGCCAAGGCTGTGCAGATCGTCTCGGCTGCCAGCTTCGGCCTGACCGGGCAGGCATGCACAGCCACCAGCCGCGTGATCGTCGAGCGGCCGGTGATCCGCGAGTTCACCGACCGGCTGGTGGCCGCCGCGCGCAGCTGGAAGGTCGGGCCGGGCCTGACCGAGGGCGTGCAGATGGGTCCGGCGGTGAGCAAAGGCCAGTGCCAGACCGACCTTGAGTATATCGAGGTGGCGCGCAGCGAAGGCGCACATGTGCTGGCCGGCGGGCAGGCACCCAGCGGCAGCAGCTACTCACGCGGCCACTTCGTGCAGCCAACCGTGCTCGGCAGCGTCACGCCCGATATGCGCATCGCCCAGGAGGAGGTGTTTGGCCCGGTGGTTGGCCTGATCGAGGCCGGCGATCTGGAGCAAGCCTTCGCGATTGCCAACAACACCAGCTATGGCCTCTCGGCCGGAATCATCACCACCGACCTGCGCCAGGCCATCCGCTTCGCCGAGCGCGCCGAAGCCGGCATGATCAAAGTCAATCAAGGCACTGTCGGCGCCTCGATCCAGGCACCGTTCGGCGGCTTCAAGCACAGCGGCTCGGGCATGTTTCGCGAGATGGGCAAAGGTGCGGTCGAGTTCTTTACGAAGGTAAAAACCGTGTATATCGACGGCCAGTAG
- a CDS encoding GNAT family N-acetyltransferase: protein MSDITITTARPEQAEALAQHQRICFPTLDPNAWMSAEDFLAQIRIFPQGQHVALDGDQVVGQSSTLRVRGEQAFAQHSFLGITGNVTFSTHDPQGEWLYGADMSVHPDYRGRKISKLLYNTRKDLIRQLGLRGMVAGGQLAGYHHHRHHLGVEEYIAQVVRGDLTDPTLTPQLRSGFTVRGVLWHYLDDAEHGAEASLIVWENLDR from the coding sequence ATGAGCGACATAACCATCACAACCGCCCGGCCCGAGCAGGCCGAGGCGCTGGCCCAGCACCAGCGGATCTGCTTCCCAACGCTCGACCCGAACGCCTGGATGAGCGCCGAGGATTTCCTGGCCCAGATCCGGATCTTCCCCCAGGGCCAGCATGTGGCGCTCGATGGCGACCAGGTGGTGGGCCAGAGCAGCACCCTGCGCGTGCGCGGCGAGCAGGCCTTCGCCCAGCATAGCTTCCTGGGCATCACCGGCAATGTCACGTTCAGCACGCACGACCCACAGGGCGAGTGGCTGTACGGCGCCGACATGAGCGTGCATCCCGATTACCGCGGCCGCAAGATCTCGAAGCTGCTCTACAACACGCGCAAAGACCTGATCCGCCAGCTCGGGCTGCGCGGCATGGTCGCCGGTGGCCAGCTCGCGGGCTACCACCACCACCGCCACCACCTGGGCGTCGAAGAGTATATTGCACAGGTTGTGCGTGGCGACCTGACCGACCCAACCCTCACCCCACAGCTACGCAGCGGCTTCACGGTGCGCGGCGTGCTATGGCACTATCTCGACGACGCCGAGCATGGTGCCGAGGCGTCGCTCATTGTGTGGGAAAATCTGGATCGGTAG